The Acidobacteriota bacterium genome includes the window ACCCGCCTGGAGGACGGAGAAAAGGGCATCCTGGGGACCACTGCCGACTGGATCGCCCCCACCGGAAAAGTCCTGCTGAAACAGGATTCTCAAATGACCATCCGAGCCGGACCCGCCTGGCGAACCCTGGATCTTCAGATCACCCTGACCGCCCAGGAAGAGCCGGTCACCTTCGGCGACATCGAAGAAGGCCTGCTGGCCATCCGCGTCGCCTCCGGCCTGCGCGAAGACCGCACCGGCCGCTACCTCAACGCCGAAGGCCTGGAACTGGCGAAAAACGTCTGGGGCAAGAGGTCACCCTGGGTGGCCCTGCGCGGAACCGTCCGGGACGAGGACCTCACCCTGGCCATCCTGAACCACCCCCGCAGCGTCCGATACCCCACATACTGGCACGCCCGCGCCTACGGCCTCTTCGCCGCCAACCCCTTCGGCCGCGCCGATTTCGAAAAGGGCGCTCCGCCCCTGAACTACTCCCTGTCCCCCGGCGAATCGGCCCTCCTCCTCTACCGCATCCTCATCCACTCCGGCCACCTCACCCGCTCCCGGATCGAGGACGAGTTCCGCAAATACCGATAGCAGGGGCGGTTTTCCGACCGCCGCGTGTCGCACGCATAGGCCGTCGATCGGCAAGCCGGCTCTCCTGCACCTTCTCGAAAAGGAGAAACTCCCCATCTCTCAACTCCGCTTTCTCCGGGTTCTCGCGGATGTATTCCAGACACTTCATGAAATGCATCTCGTCCCTGATCAATCGGTCCCAATAATCCTTTTCCCAGAGCTTGCCCGACCTTCCGGTCGTCCGATTGATCTGACGAGCCGTAAACAGCTTCCAGGACCTTAAAATGTTTCCGAGCCGATGAGATCCAAGAGGTCTGAACAGCACATGAACGTGGTTGGGCATTACGACGAACGCGGCCAGTTCGTATCGTTGGCCGTCAAAAAATCGCAGTGCGTCAGCGACGATCCTGGACAATGCGGGATCCCTGAGGATGCAGGACCCGCTGCCTTGATCCAAACAGTTGTCAATCCGTCCGGAGAAACGTTTGCGGTAGCGTTTCGCCGTCTCAGAGTCCCAAGGTCGAGGATTTCGTTTCAACCAGAATTCGCGCTCCTCCCGCCACTGAGCCAGTTTGATTTGGGGAAGCGAATCTCCCAGCCGCCAAGTCACAAAAACGAATGTGTGATCCTGTTGCCAGTGGGGCAGGCGATTTTGGCGAACATCCCCGGGTCCATAGGGGTCGAAATAGAATCGGGAGCGCGTTCCTTGCCGAACATTTTCGGGATCACGTGACACATAGTCCCAAACGCCACCAAAGCAAAAACAACGAAATCGAAGGGGGGGGCGGCGGTTTCCTAACCGCCGAATCCCGAGCAACAGAAGAACAGGAGCAGTGCCGGGCGATTAGGAAATCGCCCTTCCAAACACCGGGGCGGCAGTTTCCCAACCGCCGATTCCCGAGCAACAGGAAATCACGCGCAGCACCGGGCGATTAGGAAATCGCCCTTCCGAAGGAAAACACGCGCAGTACCAAGCGATTAGAAATCGCCGCTCCTGACGAGCTTCTGCGCGGAACGGTAGGTTTCGAGGGCTTCGTCCGTCTTGCCTTCGTCGCGGAAGACGCGGGCCTTGAACATGAGCAGCATGAACCGGTTTTCCTGCGCGTCGACGGCCTTCAGGCTGGCGTCCACCGCCTGGCGGGCCAGACCATGCTGGTCCGCGTTCAGCAGCTCCTCGCTCAGGTTCAGCACCGAGAGCGTCAGCACGCCTTCATTCTCGGCGCCGAAGCCCAGGTCCAGGATCTCCTGGATCTCCGCCACGACCGCATCGTACTCGCCCGATTCGAGCTTGAGCTGGGCGATCTCGTAGTGGGTCGCGGCCGCCGCCAGCTTGGCGTTTTCCGCCGGGTTTGTCGCCACCGCGGTAACGCCCCGGACCGGCGCCAATCCGAAAACCAGTAGAAATACGGAAAACCGGATCAGAGCGCTCATCTCTCACCTCTGATCATATCAAAGGGATTCTCCCCCTTTTCCGCTCGTTGGGCGAGGGAAGAAGGGAAGGTCTCCCGTTTCAATGCCACCAGGAACGGGTTCTCCGCCTTGGCGTAGACTCGAGGCGCCGGCGGCGCCTCCTGGATCCGTCCCATGAACCCGCCGGAGAGAATCGCCAGCACCACCAGGCTGGCCGCCGCGTACCGGACCTCGGGAAACCGGACCAGCGCCGCCAGTCCCGATCCCAACTGCTCCCAGAGGGAGTCCCGGGGAACCGGCAACCTCGACTCGATCCGGCTCCAGATCTCCGGAGCCGGCTCCGCGTCCGGCGACCCGGCCCTGAGCCAGTCCGACAACTCGCGCTGCTCCTCGTAGATCCGGGCGCACTCGGCGCACTCGGCGAGGTGGGCCCGCACCGACGGCGCCGACCCCGCGTCCAGGCTGTCGTCGGCCAGCGCCGAAATCGAAAGCAGAAAACCTCGGCAGGAGCGATTCATTGCTTCCTCCCCATGTAGGTCTTCACGTGGTCCTTCACCACCAACCTGGCGCGGTAGATGTCGGTCTTCACCGAAAGCAGCGAGCGGCCCACGATTCTTGAAATCTCTTCGTACTTCATCTTCTGGAAAACAGCCAGCACGAACACGTCACGATACTTGGGCGTGAGCGACCGCAAGGCGCAAAGAATGATCTCATTGAGCTCTTGAGAGAGAACCGCCCGCTCCGGATGCAGATCCATGCCCTCGTCGGCCAGGAGCCAGTCCAGGGGACCTTCCTCTCCCTCCAGGGAGATTTCACTGACCTTCTTGGTGCGGCGGAGCTTCTGGTAGACCTCGTTCCGGGCGATTCGATACAGCCAGTAGCGAAACTGCTTCGGATCCCGGAGCTTTTTGAGTTCCCGGTGAACCTTGAGGAAGGTTTCCTGTGTGAGGTCTTCGGCATCTTCCTTGGAGCCGATCAGCCGTAAGATAAAATTGTAAATGCGCTTGACGAACAGCTCGTAGAGCGCATGAAAGTCGGCAGCCGAACCCTGCTGGGCCCTCTTGACGATTGCCGCCAACTCATCCGGGCTGATTTCGTCTGGCATACGTACGGACTAAAACGGAATTCAGGCCGCCCCAACCCGTCTCTCCGACATTGCCAAAGCTACCAGCCCTCCTCTCTTCCAATCACTTTAGGAGATGACCCTGGCGGCAAAAAGTCGCAAGCGGGGGACGGGTGAGGGAAGTGGTATCATTGGCCATTATGCTTGCGGACGAGTCTTTCCGGATTCGTTCCCAACGGCCGGCTCGCGACTCGGCTCGAACGCCCGTCGCCGGCCCGGCGAATCGAATCGGAGTTTAATCCAACCGTGAGTCGAACTGGCGGGAGGCGCGGGTATGGCAGAAGGCTGGGGAGCTTCGGCTTCTTCGCCTCCCTGGTGGCCGCGTCGTTGCTCTCGGCGCTGATCTGGCAGTTCATCCCCAGTACCGGGGACGATTCCCACTACCGGCCGGATCCCGGTTCCTCCCGGGGAACCGCCGGCTGGAGCCGGGCGGACCGGACGGTGGCGGGTTCGTTTCCGTTTCCCCGCTCCTTCGGCTCGTCATCGCCAGGCCCCGGTGCGGGGACGTTTCAGACCTCCCGCTCCTCGTCGTCCGGCCGGCGCGCTTCGTCCCCGCGCCGCCGGACCAGCCCATCGAGAAGCACCTCGCGCGGCGCCTCTCCCCCAGTCTCCGCCTCCACCGGCGGGACCGCGGATGCGGCGGGTCCCGGAGCGGCAGTCGAGCCGATCGCTCCCGAGGCCCGCTCCACGGACGACATGATGGCCCGGGCGGACGAGCTCCGGCAGTTCGAGCGCGACTACCAGGCGGCCTGGAGCCAATTCGGCGCCGGCCGCTCGCTGGGCAACCCCTATATGAACGCCCGCAATCCCTTCCGGCGGGCCTTTCTCGACCGGGCGGACCCCAATGACGTCACCGGCGACGACCCCAACGACGGAACCGGAGACACCGGCGATCCGTCCGCCGGCGCGCCTCCGCCGGAGACGCCGAATCCGCCGCCCGCGCCACCCGTCGGACCCGACCCCGTGCCCCCGGCTCCCCCTCCGCCCCCGTTTCGTCCCGGGGGCGGCGTCATCCGCCCGGACCCCCCATTCGACTTTGTCGTGGTCGGCGACTACGGCTCCGGAGGGAGCGCCCAACGGGTCTACAAGGGCCGCCGGGACGCCCGGAACCGGTTCATTCTGGAAAACGACCGGACCTTCACCATCGGGCCCAATCCTGAAGGGTTCCGGGTGTTCGACGAGGACGAACGCCTCCTGGTGACCGACTTGAATGAGGACGGCCATCTGGACATGGTCCGGGCCATGAACGGTCCCCTGGGCGCCCTGCTGAAGACGGAAATCGGCGACGGCACGGGCCAGTTCGAGCTCCAGGCTCAAGGTCACCTTCTCCGCCGGCAGGTCCTGAATTTCGCCCTCTTCGATTTCGGCGGCGATGGAGAGTCGGAAATCGTCCTGGTGACCGACGTCGGACCCGGACTCACCATCTACACGCGGGACGGGGAGCAGTGGGTCCACGACAAGGAGCTGGCCTTGTCCTTTTCGCCCGGAATCGTCATGACCTCCAACCTCAGGCGCCTGGACAAGCGACTCTACATCCTGGACCGGGACATGGGCCGATCCATGTATTTCTCCACCTTCTTTCACGACGGTCGGCCACGGCGCCTGACGTTTCCCCGGCACTCCCTCCACACTCTGGAAATGGAGGGCCCGGACGAAGAGGCTGCCCCGGAAGTGTTGGTCTACGAGGACTTCGTCTGTTTTTCCGTTTTCGAAAAGACGGAGCAGGGCTATGCCCTCTACGCGTCCTTTCCGGCGCCGCAATATCCCGGCTTGATTATCGTGGGAGACTACTTTAGGCTTGACTCCCGCCAGATGGTGGTGTGGTGGTGACGCGGTTAGGAATGTTGCGACTTTCGAGAACCTGTGGCATCTCTAGGAAAATCAGTTTCGGCGGAACAAGTAGCGTGTTTTTGTAGTCGGACGGCAGTATTTCGGTGCGGTCCGGGTTATTGTTTCCAATCGTCATTTTGCAGAGGAGTAAGGGAATGAACAAATCGAGAGCGATGCTTTTTTCGGCAGTCCTGCTGACCGTGGCCTTCGGCGCAACGGCTATGGCAGGCACCTCAGTTTCCTTCATGGCGGCCGGGCACACGTCAGAGCAGTCTGCCGTTTTCGCCAGCTACCTGGTCAGCATTCCCAATGAAGATCCCATGTATGCATTCGACACGGCCATTTCCGTGAGCAACGTCCTGGCGGCGCCGGCCGGGATCGACGCCTCGGGCGGCTATGGCGAGGGCTACAACGAGATGGGCACCCTGGAGATCTACCTCTACAACCGGGACGGCACCATGATGATGCATGAGACCTCCATGGATTCGCCCGGCTCCGGTTTGACCGACGGGATGCTCGGCAAGGGCCAGACCTACACTGTGCTCTTGAGCGAGATCGTGGGTGACATGGAGTTCGTGGGCTACGGCTGGGTCGTGGCCAACTTCGACGGCGTTGCCGGAACCCGCACCGTCATCGGCAGCTTCGTGAATCAGCACGGAACCATGTCGCCGCCCGTGTCCCGCCATGGCGCAGGGATCAAGCCCATGATGATGAGCTCGGACATGGACTCGGGTTCGCACGAATAAGTAGCGGAATATTCCGGACTTGAACACCGTCATCGTCGCAAGGTGACGGTGAGAATCCCTGCAGGATAATTTCCAGGCAGGGACTCCCGTTGCCGGACCGGGAAATCCGGGGACGGGAGCAACGGAAGTTGAAGTCGGGGGCTGCCCCTGGGTCATGGCGCAGCCCCCGGCTCTTTTATTTTTCCATCGTTCAATACGGTTCTTTCCCACTTGGGACATTCTCCCGAGTGGGCATTTTGGGTTCCGTTCGTTTCGGGAGGCTCCGGACATGATTTGTCTGCTCCTTTACCTGGGCCTCTTCTCAACTCCCGCCGTCGACCCGGAATTGGAGAAGTCGGTCCAAGCCTTCTGGGACCTGCTTCAGAAGGGCGACAAGGTGGGAGCCCTCCAATACGTCGTTCCGGAGAGCCGGAATCCGTTCCTCAACCGCCCCACCAACAACTTTCGCTCCTGGGAGCTGGACCGGATCGAACTCCGGGCCCCGGACGAAGCGCTGGTGACGGTGAAATTGCAGCAGATGCTTTTGCCGTCTGCGAGCTACTATCCCGTGCCCACCCGCGAGATCTGGATACGCCAGCCGGACGGATGGCGGATTCGGATTCTTCCCCCGAATCCGGAGCAGTTCAGAAGGGCGTTCATCGGCGGCCCGGCGCCAAAACCGAGCGGCCCGAACCCGGGAACGTTGGAGGTGGTCCCCCGGCAGGTCAAGATCCACTTCCTGGACCGGACGCAACAGGGTGCGGTCCGGATTCGCAACGGCCTGTCTGAAACGGTCCAGATCTCTCGAATCGACTACGACCGGACCCGTTTCGAGCTGCTGGAGAGCGCCGGCTCCGTCGCCGCGGGCCAGGACCTCCGCCTGTCGTTCCGCTACATCGGGAACGAGTCCGGGAAGGGCTTGAGGAATGAACTCCGCCTTCTGCTGAAACGGGGCGGCGATGAAGATGCCAAGGAGCAGCTCTTCACCGTCCGCGTCCTCTACAACTACGTGAGTCCCGGCGCCAGAGGCCTCCTGGGTCTCACCGGGAAAAAGCTGGACCAGCTCAAGCGCGGCGAGTCCGTGAAGCCCGTGGTCGACAGCCCCGTGTCACCCCCTCCCCTCCCCGGCCTCCCCTCCGCCGTCGAGCCGGAAGCCAAGCCGTAAAAGGAGTGAGGAAGGCGAGTTCAATCGCCCGTTCTTCTCTTCTCTCTCACACCCGTTCCCTCCCGCGGCCAGCCCATAACGGAATTGCACTCAACATCGTTCGGAAGTAATGTGATGTAAATGCAATCAACTGACATCACAGAAACCAAGACCCAGATTACCGCGCGCCTGCCGAATACGGTGGTCAGCGCGCTGGATGCAGCCGCCCGCCGTCTCAGGCGCAGCCGGGCGGAGGTCGTCCGCCGGGCGGTCGAGCGTTACCTCGAGGATTTCGACGATCTCTCCGCAGCCGTCGACCGGCTGCGGGACCCGAGCGATCCGGTGCTGGATTGGGATCAGGTCAGGCGTGATCTTCTCGATACGGATTAAGGCCAGCGCGGCCAAAGAGTTGAATCGGGTCGTCAAGCCGGACCAAAGACGGATTGTTGCGGCCATCGACCGCTTGGCGGAGAATCCTTTCCTCGGCAATGCGCTGAAAGGAGATATGCGGGGCCTCCGCCGGCTTCGCGTCGGGGATCACCGTGTCATTTACGAAGTGCGCGAATCGATCCTCGTCGTGCTGGTTGTCCGCGTCGCCCACCGCCGGGATGTCTACCGGCGAAGACCGGATTGAAGACGGACCTTCGAGGAGGGGCGATTTCCAATCGCCCGTTCGTTGGTGGTAGATAGGCGCTCCGGAGTCCGGCGGTTGGGAAACCGCCGCTCGTGTCAGACGGCGCCGCGGCCTGATCCCACGAAGTATTCCCGGAGCACGTCGAGAGTGCCTTCGGTGCGGGCCATGCGCTTCTCCAGCGAAACTTCGAGGCGAGACATGCGCTCGCCCAGCGAAACTTCGAGGTGGGACATGCGTTCGCGGATTTCGGCGCGTTCCCGTGCGGCTGCGCGGGACTGCGTGAGGATGAGGCCGCCGAGTGTGATGGTGGCGGCGATGATTGCCATGAGTTCAAGGGTCATTGGAATGTTCCTTTCACTCACTCTCCCCGATACCCGATTTTACTCCGCCCCGCCAGGTGGCTCAACAGGAGAACCGGTGCGAGGGGCGTCGTCCGCCCTCCCGCAGACCCCGGTAGAATCCCCCCGCCCAGACCGCCAGCCCCGCCGCCAACCCGGGAAGCCGCGCCAGGGCGCCCGTCCACACCATATTATTAATAAGGAACAATCGCCCCATGATCCGCGGCAACCGCCACAGCGGAAGCGCCAGGCTCAGCGCCGGGCAATGCCGCAGCCACGATCCCGGCACGCGCTCCAGGGTCCGAAATCGCCCACTCCAATACCCCAGGCGTCCGAGATGAACCCGGGCCCGGTCCCAAGCGACGTCGTTCGGGTGCCAGACCCCCGTCGACCCGTCGAAACAGAGCCGTCCTCTCCCGCGCCGCCCGATCTTCCGGCAGAGCATCAAGTCCTCCGCCATCCCCATTTCCTCGTCGAAGCCCCCGCAAGCCGCCAGGTCCGCCTTCCTGACCAGTAGATTGCAACTGGACAGGGCGTCCCGATCTCCCGAAGCCAGCCCCGGCAGGAACGACGAGAACTCGATCCAATGCAGCACCTGCCCCGCCGCGCCGGTCCCCGGCGGGAGTCCCACCCACCCCGAAACCATGGCGATCTGTTCCGAGCACAGCAGGCGGGCATGAAGCGTCTCCAGCCACCCGGCCTCCGGGACCGCATCGGCGTCGACAAAAGCCAGCACGGCGCCGCGCGCCTCCGCCGCCCCCCGGTTCCGCGCCGCCCCCGGAAACAGCCGCCCCTCCTGGGACAGCACCCGCAACCCGGGAAATCGCCCCTCGAGCCGCCTCGCCGCCTCGTCTCCCCCCGACTCCACCACCAGGACCTCGAAATCCAGTGACGTCTCCTGAGCTTCCAAGGCCTCCAACAGGCGGGGCAGCAACTCGGCATGCCCGTAGCAAGGAATGACCACACTGACCGCCGGACCTCTCATCACACCGGAATCGTAACAGGAGCGACGGAGCGACGACTTTCCTGTCGCCGGAGGGGCGGCGGTTTCCCAACCGCCGATTCCCGAGCAGCGGGAAACCAGGAGCAAAGCCGGGCGATTAGGAAACCGCCCTTCCAAACACTGGGGCGGGGGCGGCGGTTTCCTAACCGCCGATTCCCGAGCAGCAGGAGAACAGGCGCAGTACCGGGCGATTAGGAAATCGCCCTTCCAATCGCCCTTCCTTCCCTCTCCCCTATCGACTCCAATCCTCCGCCGCCGGAATCCCGCGACTCGTCAGCACTTCCATTCCCGGCTCCGCCGCCAACGCGGACACGGCATCGTCCCCGCTCCCGTCCTCTGGCGCCGGACCCCGAAAAATCCCCCGGATCTCCCCCGTCCGCGGATCCCGCAGGATGCTCACCGGCCGGTCGGTCTCCTCATCCAACCGGACCGACCCTCCCGGCCCCGACAGCGTGATGCCGGCCAACTCGCCGGCCCATCCGGCCCGCACGGGCAGAACAAACGCGAACGACGACCTCCCGTCCCCGTCGGCCAGCTCCGGCATGGCGAAGCTCAACGAAAACAACTCCTCCCCGTCCCCGTCCCTCCCCGTAATCTCATACTCCCCGCCGGACCGCGGAAGCCGCGCCGGAGCATCCACCACGAACGCCGGCTCCAGGTACGGAGTCCCGTCGGACCCGACGCCGCCCCAAAGCAGGAGGCTCTTCGCCGGCGCCGCCACCAGCGCGGACCCCTCGGCGCTGCCTGCGGCGTACAAGCGGTAACGGAGCGCGTTGGTGAAGTGATAAGCGCCGATCCACTGGGCCTCGGTGCGGCAGTAGGCCATCAGATCCGGCCAGACCGGCGGAAACACCCGCCCAGGCTCGATGAGATCGTATCCCCAGTCGCCGATGGAACCGTCCATCTGCGGAAACGCCGGATCCAGCGCGGCCGGCGCGCCGCAGGGCGCATGGGCCAGGCTCAAGTTGTGGCCCAGCTCATGCGCCATGATCACCGGATGGGGTATGGAGAAACTGATCAGGCCGGGTCGTTGGCCCAAACCGGCGAGACCACCGGTGAACTCGCCTCCAATCGTGCCCATGTAGTACCCACCAGCCCCTTCCATGGCATGGATGATTGCGGTTTCGCCGAACAGCGACACGGGGTCGTTGGTCGAGGTCGACACGGGCGCATGGGCCTTGACGTCGAGTTCCTTTATGGGCAGCAGCGCCCGTGTCTCCTTGAGCAGGGGATGGGCCCCGGGGTCACCGGCCATGCCTTCGGCCAATTCCACGATCGACGAATCCGGATTCTCATCCCATAGGAATGGAATCACGGTCAGATCGAAGACGGGCATCGTCCGGACGTCGACCGCCAGGCGGCCGCTCTCCGGGATCCGCTTCGTCACGCCCGCATCGGGACCCGGCGTTCCCTCCGGGTCGACGTCGATCACCATCTCCAATCCCGGTTGCACCACCGAACCGGGCACCAGAACGTTGGCGGAGGCGTTCAGATCCCCTTCGTAAAACTCTCCCGGAATCGGAACCGGCTTCCCCGGAATGTCCACCACGTGCGTCATCGTCCCGTTCCGATAAAAAGTGGCCCGGACCGGAGGGAGATCCGACCCGGTCCCGCGGTCCGGTTCCACGAACACCCGGAGCAGGGCTTCCTCTCCCGCCACCAGCGGCACCGGGAATTCTCGCGACTGGACGGCCTGAGTCAGGATCACGTCCGGTGGATCGCCGGCGCCGCAGATCCCGATCCGCCGTTTCCAGACGCCGGACAGCCAATCCCGAAACCCGGCGTCCGAAGGTGCGCAGAGGTTCGCGCCGTTGGCCAGAAGTTCCTCCAGCCGGCCGAGATCCGTCAGCCGGGCGGGCAACGCTCCGGTCATCCCGCCGTTATTCGAGAGCACGATGCTGCGCACATTCTCCAATCCACCGAATTCCGGCGGGACGGCGCCCGTCAGTTCATTGTCCTGCATCCGAAGGAACTCCAGCTTGGTCAGTTTCCCCAGTTCCGGCGGAAGGGCGCCCGACAGGGCGTTCCCTTCGAACCACAGCCCTTCCAGGTTGCCGAGGGCGCCCAGTTCCGGCGGGATGGAGCCGGTCAGATCATTCCAGGCGAGATCCAGCGTCTTCAGACTGGCGAGCGACCCCAACTCCGCCGGGATCGATCCCGTCAAGCCGTTGGCCCGGAGCCACAAGTTCTCCAGGTTGGCGAGTGCGCCGAGTTCCGGGGGAATCGGGCCGGACAGGGAGTTTCCCCTGATCCACAAATCCCTCAAGTTGGTGAGCGCGCCCAACTCCGGCGGGATGGAGCCGGTCAGGCCGGTCAAGTCCAGGTTCAGGTCCGTCAGGTTGGCGAGCGACCCCAACTCTGCCGGGATCCCTCCCGTAAACATGTTGCCGAAGAGCCGCAACGTCTCCAGGTTGGAGAGTGCGCCCAGTTCCGGCGGGATCGGCCCGGTCAGCCGGTTGTAGTCGAGGTTCAGGTGGATGAGCTCGGCGAGCGAGCCGAGTTCCGGCGGGATGGGACCCGTCAAGGCATTGTAGCCGAGATTCAGATCCGTCAAGCGGGTGAGCGAGCCCAGTTCCACCGGGATCGTTCCTGTCAAGTTGTTGTTCCCGAGATACAACGTAACCACGCGCCCGTCGTCGTTGACTCCGACGCGGCGCCATTCCTTCAGGGGACGGTCCGTCATCCAGTTATCCCGCAGGGTCCAGTGCGGACCCCCGGTCGCATCGAACAGCACCGACAGGATTTCCCGGTCCGACGGAGGCGGACAATCCGTGCCCGTCCCCTCGTGAGACGGTATGCCGCTCATCCACGCCCGGAACGATTCCCCGGCCGGGACACAGAGATCGGTGTCCGCGTAGTGGAATTCCTGAAGCGAAGTGAGTGAAGACAGGGACAGGGGCAGGCGGCCGGAGAGGGCGTTGCCGCCGATCCTCAGCTCGGTCATCTGCCGCAAACTCCCCAAGTTGCCGGGAACCCGCCCCTCCAGTCCGTTGCCGGCCAGGTCGAGCGCCGTGACCCGGCCCAGGGAATCGACGCTGACTCCGTGCCATTCTCCCAACGTTCCTTCTCCGCGCCACCCGTCCGAGTTCGTCCAGTCCGGCCCGCCGGTGATTTCGAAGAACGCCTCCAGCACCGCCCTGTCCGACTCGTTGCAGTACGCCCTGCCGTGAAGCACCTCGATTTCGCTCGACCAGGCCGTGAAATCGGGGCTTCCGGGTATGCAGAGACCTCCGTTCTGTGCGATCCGGAACTCCTCCAGGTCC containing:
- a CDS encoding PmoA family protein; protein product: MRRAASAALLLAWLGPSAASAASPHPVRLVKTDAARVDIYAGEALFASYHYGIGLHKPILHPLRSPGGHRITRGFPMVFGIPGEQTDHWQHEGVFLTYRNVNGVDFWSKFPPTRDRPGSGRIRHTGFTRLEDGEKGILGTTADWIAPTGKVLLKQDSQMTIRAGPAWRTLDLQITLTAQEEPVTFGDIEEGLLAIRVASGLREDRTGRYLNAEGLELAKNVWGKRSPWVALRGTVRDEDLTLAILNHPRSVRYPTYWHARAYGLFAANPFGRADFEKGAPPLNYSLSPGESALLLYRILIHSGHLTRSRIEDEFRKYR
- a CDS encoding transposase, whose product is MTWRLGDSLPQIKLAQWREEREFWLKRNPRPWDSETAKRYRKRFSGRIDNCLDQGSGSCILRDPALSRIVADALRFFDGQRYELAAFVVMPNHVHVLFRPLGSHRLGNILRSWKLFTARQINRTTGRSGKLWEKDYWDRLIRDEMHFMKCLEYIRENPEKAELRDGEFLLFEKVQESRLADRRPMRATRGGRKTAPAIGICGTRPRSGSG
- a CDS encoding zf-HC2 domain-containing protein, giving the protein MNRSCRGFLLSISALADDSLDAGSAPSVRAHLAECAECARIYEEQRELSDWLRAGSPDAEPAPEIWSRIESRLPVPRDSLWEQLGSGLAALVRFPEVRYAAASLVVLAILSGGFMGRIQEAPPAPRVYAKAENPFLVALKRETFPSSLAQRAEKGENPFDMIRGER
- a CDS encoding RNA polymerase sigma factor, producing the protein MPDEISPDELAAIVKRAQQGSAADFHALYELFVKRIYNFILRLIGSKEDAEDLTQETFLKVHRELKKLRDPKQFRYWLYRIARNEVYQKLRRTKKVSEISLEGEEGPLDWLLADEGMDLHPERAVLSQELNEIILCALRSLTPKYRDVFVLAVFQKMKYEEISRIVGRSLLSVKTDIYRARLVVKDHVKTYMGRKQ
- a CDS encoding ribbon-helix-helix protein, CopG family translates to MQSTDITETKTQITARLPNTVVSALDAAARRLRRSRAEVVRRAVERYLEDFDDLSAAVDRLRDPSDPVLDWDQVRRDLLDTD
- a CDS encoding type II toxin-antitoxin system RelE/ParE family toxin, translated to MIFSIRIKASAAKELNRVVKPDQRRIVAAIDRLAENPFLGNALKGDMRGLRRLRVGDHRVIYEVRESILVVLVVRVAHRRDVYRRRPD
- a CDS encoding glycosyltransferase family 2 protein, whose product is MRGPAVSVVIPCYGHAELLPRLLEALEAQETSLDFEVLVVESGGDEAARRLEGRFPGLRVLSQEGRLFPGAARNRGAAEARGAVLAFVDADAVPEAGWLETLHARLLCSEQIAMVSGWVGLPPGTGAAGQVLHWIEFSSFLPGLASGDRDALSSCNLLVRKADLAACGGFDEEMGMAEDLMLCRKIGRRGRGRLCFDGSTGVWHPNDVAWDRARVHLGRLGYWSGRFRTLERVPGSWLRHCPALSLALPLWRLPRIMGRLFLINNMVWTGALARLPGLAAGLAVWAGGFYRGLREGGRRPSHRFSC